A genomic region of Nitrosomonas ureae contains the following coding sequences:
- a CDS encoding alpha/beta fold hydrolase, which produces MKIPVNRLLVPTLSADGKPRKPHHIAYTDWGDRENPHVVICVHGLTRNCRDFDYLAHALQTDCRVICVDVVGRGQSDWLQEAQDYEYYPLYLSDAIALLNHLKSQYTTAIVLDWVGISMGGLIGMVLALQQNLPMSIKKLVISDLGPLISSVALKRIAEYVGKDPRFVSFEEFKNYMKLISVSFGPLTDEQWTHMAIHSARAYPDGSYGFRYDPRIAVSFQTHEITDIDLWAQWDQLNVPTLVLRGMESDILSAETAEQMKVRGAKAKVIELPGIGHAPMLMDDNQIKIVRDFILNVRDGAV; this is translated from the coding sequence ATGAAAATACCTGTAAATCGATTGCTTGTACCTACTTTGTCAGCGGATGGCAAACCAAGAAAACCGCATCATATTGCATATACTGACTGGGGTGACCGCGAGAATCCACATGTTGTGATCTGTGTTCATGGATTGACGCGTAATTGCCGTGATTTCGATTATCTCGCGCACGCGCTGCAAACGGATTGCAGGGTAATTTGTGTTGACGTGGTGGGCCGGGGTCAAAGTGATTGGCTGCAGGAGGCGCAGGATTATGAATATTATCCTTTGTATCTTTCGGATGCGATAGCTTTGCTGAACCACCTTAAATCTCAATACACAACGGCAATAGTGCTGGATTGGGTGGGTATCTCCATGGGTGGGTTGATTGGCATGGTGCTGGCTTTGCAGCAAAATTTACCCATGTCGATCAAAAAGTTGGTTATAAGTGATTTAGGCCCGCTTATTTCTTCGGTGGCATTAAAAAGAATAGCCGAATATGTGGGTAAGGATCCCCGTTTTGTTAGTTTTGAGGAATTTAAGAATTATATGAAACTGATTTCAGTTTCATTTGGCCCCTTAACTGATGAGCAATGGACTCATATGGCGATTCATAGTGCCCGTGCGTATCCTGACGGCTCATACGGTTTTCGCTACGATCCAAGAATTGCAGTGAGTTTTCAAACGCATGAGATTACAGACATCGATCTGTGGGCACAATGGGATCAGCTCAATGTTCCTACATTGGTATTGCGTGGAATGGAATCCGATATTCTGTCGGCAGAAACGGCTGAGCAAATGAAAGTGCGTGGCGCAAAAGCCAAGGTAATTGAATTGCCGGGTATCGGTCATGCTCCCATGCTGATGGATGATAACCAGATCAAGATCGTGCGGGATTTTATTTTGAATGTGCGTGACGGCGCAGTTTGA